In Brienomyrus brachyistius isolate T26 chromosome 3, BBRACH_0.4, whole genome shotgun sequence, the following proteins share a genomic window:
- the LOC125739313 gene encoding uncharacterized protein LOC125739313 yields the protein MADIVKATQSISKAGDFRDDTKLIMQPYANWEEYLVPAPVSIAILGELVCISSNVDFSINKNPPKDGFQLIKYPDSFRACLMQVANSGWAAFNEAHKNMDQIRLHTGNVPAYIKTSVNILVQDNDELVQTILPDQLENISTISDDCERLAEQTERKFTLTIYLIQELLEACISAKKVYGDDLENVKRKIEETNMKKEDSEKAKERAQKTLQDMNKQVEEAQNTFNKAMDSLPSGWELIGMNFVEGLTEGVLTALNIFTNIAAKVVEIKLGGPMMLAQGNTLSKSGQLLGLSRTLNSFTEPNQIKWSDVFDEKEGKAKTSFLSKQFEHIKTSVASENDSDAKSKAINICTKGTNLCSELSTIAPEGKCDDGKTKEMIGGIQKLLKETEKFDSESKALTNTPAFTPEPPQQAKESGKKRAGEMAVENARFRIEQSRAQLEKAREMQKQSLENLEKNQKELTEILVTLRNCEVKEIDFNTTIKMLVKGLDAMGRVKEQWEKMVRFFQMISNIVKTCLHRSLTDFVKQSQKASQKHLSYNTKKFMKDLIYQQAFYASNVASLVNMISGTYVEISDKHLMDRISSLGKLMALDPSKPNFESERRKLHDACEEAQEAIRDLVMKNNQTFNQKAKERMNRIEGALKPMLPPVSEEKMREMKEITESAFKEMSQEDEDQFA from the coding sequence ATGGCAGACATAGTGAAAGCTACCCAATCAATTTCCAAGGCTGGAGATTTCAGAGATGATACCAAGCTGATAATGCAACCATATGCTAACTGGGAGGAGTACTTGGTACCTGCCCCAGTCTCCATAGCCATTCTGGGGGAGCTGGTCTGTATCTCCTCTAATGTAGATTTCTCCATCAACAAAAACCCTCCAAAAGATGGATTTCAGTTAATCAAGTACCCAGACTCATTCCGTGCCTGTCTAATGCAAGTGGCTAATTCTGGATGGGCGGCATTCAATGAGGCTCACAAGAACATGGACCAGATCCGTCTCCACACTGGCAATGTGCCAGCTTACATCAAGACATCGGTAAATATTTTGGTACAAGACAATGATGAGCTGGTCCAAACCATCCTCCCTGACCAACTGGAGAACATATCAACTATATCAGATGACTGTGAAAGATTAGCTGAGCAAACTGAGAGAAAGTTCACCCTAACTATTTATCTGATCCAAGAACTTTTAGAAGCTTGTATAAGTGCAAAGAAGGTATATGGTGATGATCTGGAGAACGTCAAGCGCAAAATTGAGGAGACAAATATGAAGAAGGAGGATtcagagaaagcaaaggaaaGGGCTCAGAAAACACTTCAGGACATGAATAAACAGGTAGAAGAGGCACAGAACACCTTTAATAAAGCAATGGATTCACTGCCATCTGGGTGGGAACTGATTGGCATGAACTTTGTAGAAGGACTCACAGAAGGTGTATTAACTGCTCTCAACATTTTTACAAACATAGCAGCAAAAGTCGTAGAAATAAAACTAGGAGGTCCAATGATGCTTGCACAGGGCAACACGTTGTCCAAATCAGGGCAGCTTCTGGGTCTGAGTCGAACCTTAAACAGCTTTACAGAACCAAACCAAATTAAATGGTCTGATGTATTTGACGAAAAGGAGGGGAAAGCAAAGACGTCATTTCTCAGTAAACAATTTGAGCACATTAAAACCTCAGTGGCCAGTGAAAATGACTCTGATGCAAAAAGCAAAGCTATAAATATCTGCACAAAGGGTACGAACCTGTGCTCTGAGCTCAGCACCATCGCACCTGAAGGGAAATGCGATGATGGCAAGACCAAAGAAATGATTGGAGGAATCCAAAAGCTGCTGAAGGAAACAGAGAAATTTGACTCTGAGAGCAAAGCCCtcacaaacacaccagcttttACACCTGAACCCCCGCAACAAGCTAAGGAGAGCGGAAAAAAACGGGCAGGTGAGATGGCGGTGGAGAACGCTCGTTTCCGCATAGAGCAGAGTCGAGCTCAGCTGGAAAAGGCAAGAGAGATGCAAAAACAGAGTTTGGAAAACCTGGAGAAAAACCAGAAGGAGCTGACAGAGATCTTAGTCACACTGAGAAACTGTGAAGTAAAAGAGATCGACTTCAACACCACCATTAAAATGCTGGTCAAGGGTCTAGATGCGATGGGAAGAGTGAAAGAGCAGTGGGAGAAGATGGTACGCTTCTTTCAGATGATCTCAAACATCGTTAAGACCTGCCTGCATAGATCTCtgactgattttgtcaaacaGTCTCAGAAGGCATCTCAGAAACATCTGTCATATAACACAAAAAAGTTCATGAAAGACCTGATCTACCAGCAGGCCTTTTATGCGTCGAATGTAGCCAGCTTGGTTAACATGATCTCAGGGACCTACGTTGAGATTTCCGACAAGCACCTGATGGACAGGATCAGCAGTCTGGGCAAACTCATGGCTCTGGATCCCAGCAAACCGAATTTTGAAAGTGAACGCAGGAAATTACATGATGCCTGTGAAGAAGCTCAAGAAGCAATACGAGATCTTGTGATGAAGAACAACCAGACATTTAATCAGAAGGCAAAAGAAAGAATGAACAGAATCGAAGGGGCACTAAAGCCGATGCTACCCCCAGTATCTGAGGAGAAAATGAGAGAGATGAAAGAAATAACAGAATCTGCATTTAAAGAAATGAGTCAGGAGGATGAAGATCAGTTTGCATGA